One Rhodospirillaceae bacterium genomic region harbors:
- the xdhA gene encoding xanthine dehydrogenase small subunit, whose protein sequence is MPKLQIISQITFVLNGDACTVSDIDPTTTLLQYLRNNKLLTGSKEGCGEGDCGACTVVVGALESDGMHYSAINACIQFVAMLHGKAVWTVEGVKGTGTDLHPVQEAFVKTHATQCGFCTPGFVMSLFAAYLNGEAPDGEAANDLFAGNLCRCTGYGSIVNAAEKMKDQKPTSDDIARTNRDLELLKSLQDGKTVALETPDKIFYSPATVDDLASLYEQNPDATVVAGATDVGLWVTKLHRTLPVVIHLGRVEDLRQISEDDGNIVIGAGVTHSEALPVLAQHIPDFGELLRRLGAIQVRNTGTLVGNIANGSPIGDTPPALMVLGARLNLRKGDARRQIDLDDFFISYGKQDRQPGEFVESVEVQIPQDPQSARFYKISKRFDQDISALCGCFNSRIEDNVVKSISIAFGGMAATPLHARAVEKALEGQPWTEETINHAVAGFETDFTPLTDMRASANYRMRVAGNLLRRYFIETEQPQVQTRMVGSV, encoded by the coding sequence ATGCCAAAACTGCAAATCATTTCACAGATTACCTTCGTCCTGAACGGGGATGCGTGCACGGTTTCTGATATCGATCCCACGACGACCCTTCTGCAATATTTGCGAAATAACAAGCTGCTCACCGGATCAAAAGAAGGTTGCGGGGAAGGGGATTGCGGCGCCTGTACGGTTGTTGTCGGCGCTCTGGAAAGTGATGGCATGCACTATAGCGCCATCAATGCCTGCATTCAGTTTGTCGCCATGCTGCACGGAAAGGCGGTATGGACGGTCGAAGGTGTGAAGGGTACGGGGACGGACCTGCATCCTGTTCAGGAAGCCTTCGTCAAAACCCACGCCACCCAGTGCGGATTTTGCACGCCGGGCTTCGTGATGTCGCTGTTCGCTGCATACCTGAATGGCGAGGCCCCGGACGGTGAGGCCGCGAATGATCTGTTCGCCGGAAACTTATGCCGTTGTACGGGCTATGGCTCAATCGTCAATGCCGCTGAAAAAATGAAAGATCAAAAGCCGACCAGCGATGATATCGCCAGAACCAACCGTGATCTTGAATTGCTCAAATCCCTGCAAGATGGCAAAACCGTCGCTTTGGAAACGCCTGACAAGATCTTTTACAGCCCGGCGACTGTTGATGATCTGGCCAGTTTGTACGAACAAAACCCGGATGCCACCGTGGTTGCGGGTGCAACGGATGTCGGCTTGTGGGTGACAAAACTTCATCGCACGCTTCCAGTTGTTATCCATCTTGGGCGGGTCGAAGATTTGCGACAGATCAGCGAAGATGACGGGAACATCGTTATCGGTGCCGGTGTCACTCATAGCGAAGCCTTGCCGGTCCTGGCTCAACATATTCCTGATTTTGGTGAGTTACTGCGCCGTCTTGGTGCGATCCAGGTGCGAAACACGGGCACACTCGTTGGCAATATCGCCAATGGCTCGCCGATTGGTGACACGCCGCCGGCGTTGATGGTTTTGGGTGCGCGTCTGAACTTACGCAAAGGTGATGCGCGCCGCCAGATAGACCTGGATGACTTCTTCATCTCCTATGGCAAGCAGGACCGGCAACCGGGCGAGTTCGTTGAAAGTGTCGAGGTGCAAATACCCCAAGACCCGCAATCGGCCCGTTTCTACAAAATATCAAAACGCTTCGATCAGGATATCTCCGCTCTTTGCGGCTGTTTCAATTCGCGTATTGAAGACAATGTCGTGAAATCCATCAGCATCGCTTTTGGCGGTATGGCGGCGACACCTTTACACGCCCGTGCTGTGGAGAAGGCGCTCGAAGGTCAGCCCTGGACAGAGGAAACGATCAATCACGCCGTGGCCGGGTTCGAGACGGACTTCACACCCCTTACAGATATGCGGGCATCGGCAAATTATCGTATGCGGGTCGCAGGGAACCTTCTTCGCCGTTACTTCATCGAAACTGAACAACCGCAGGTGCAAACGCGGATGGTCGGCTCCGTATGA
- a CDS encoding nucleoside deaminase produces MDVQQRKITTRMLDVMEHDIATKTRTGVSVGNKVFGAAILLKSDLSLVIAGTNAETSNPLLHGEISTLQAFYEIPDQDRPDTKDCLFLATHEPCSLCLSAITWSGFDNFYYFFGYEDTRDTFNIPHDLKILKEVFKVENGDYARQNSFWQCHELIHMVGQCSGDEGARLRDQVDRIKSIYDDLSATYQVQKDESAIPLS; encoded by the coding sequence ATGGATGTGCAACAACGCAAAATAACGACCCGAATGCTCGATGTAATGGAGCACGACATTGCCACCAAAACCCGTACCGGAGTCAGCGTTGGCAACAAGGTTTTCGGGGCAGCTATTTTGCTTAAAAGTGACCTTTCGCTGGTTATTGCAGGAACCAACGCAGAAACCAGCAACCCGCTTTTGCATGGTGAAATTTCAACTTTGCAGGCTTTTTATGAAATTCCCGACCAAGATCGCCCTGATACAAAAGATTGCCTGTTCCTGGCCACTCACGAGCCCTGCTCGTTATGCCTGTCGGCGATCACCTGGTCCGGTTTCGATAATTTCTATTATTTCTTTGGATATGAAGACACCCGCGACACCTTCAATATTCCCCATGACCTGAAAATCCTGAAAGAAGTCTTCAAGGTCGAAAACGGTGACTATGCGCGCCAAAACAGTTTTTGGCAGTGCCATGAACTGATCCACATGGTCGGACAGTGCAGCGGTGATGAAGGGGCGCGGTTGCGTGACCAGGTGGATCGTATCAAAAGCATCTATGATGACCTGTCGGCGACTTATCAGGTGCAGAAGGACGAAAGCGCGATACCTTTAAGTTAA